A section of the Rhodobacter sp. genome encodes:
- a CDS encoding homogentisate 1,2-dioxygenase: MTNPSLPDGMTRAPSAGGPHDGYMPGFGNDFETEALPGALPQGQNSPQKCNYGLYAEQLSGTAFTAPRGQNERTWCYRIRPSVKHTGRFRKIAVDGWKSAPHVLPDVISLGQYRWDPIPMPGVGESLSWITGMRTVTTAGDVNTQVGMASHVYLVTASMVDEYFFSADSELLVVPQEGRLRFCTEMGVIDLEPKEIAILPRGLVYRVEVLEGPCRGFVCENYGQKFDLPSRGPIGANCMANPRDFKTPVAAFEDREAPSRVVIKWCGQFHETRIDHSPLDVVAWHGNYCPVKYDLRTYSPVGAILFDHPDPSIFTVLTAPSGQEGTANIDFVLFRERWMVADHTFRPPWYHKNIMSELMGNIYGQYDAKPQGFLPGGLSLHNCMLPHGPDRDAFEGASNADLKPHLLDNTMSFMFETRFPQHLTQWAAETAPLQDDYLECWTTLEKKFDGTPGIKD, from the coding sequence ATGACCAACCCTTCCCTTCCCGACGGCATGACCCGCGCCCCTTCGGCCGGTGGTCCGCATGACGGCTACATGCCCGGCTTCGGCAACGATTTCGAAACCGAGGCCCTGCCCGGCGCCCTGCCCCAAGGTCAGAACAGCCCGCAGAAATGCAACTACGGTCTCTATGCCGAACAGCTTTCGGGCACCGCCTTTACCGCGCCGCGCGGCCAGAACGAACGCACCTGGTGCTACCGCATCCGCCCGTCGGTCAAGCACACCGGCCGGTTCCGCAAGATCGCCGTGGACGGCTGGAAATCGGCCCCGCATGTGCTGCCCGACGTCATCAGCCTGGGCCAGTATCGCTGGGACCCGATCCCGATGCCGGGCGTCGGCGAAAGCCTGAGCTGGATCACCGGAATGCGCACCGTGACCACCGCCGGCGACGTGAACACGCAGGTCGGCATGGCCAGCCATGTCTACCTGGTGACCGCGTCGATGGTGGACGAATACTTCTTTTCGGCCGACAGTGAGTTGCTGGTCGTGCCGCAAGAGGGGCGCCTGCGGTTCTGCACCGAAATGGGCGTGATCGACCTGGAGCCCAAGGAAATCGCCATCCTGCCGCGCGGCCTGGTGTATCGGGTCGAGGTTCTGGAGGGGCCCTGCCGGGGCTTTGTGTGCGAGAATTACGGCCAGAAATTCGACCTGCCGTCGCGCGGGCCGATCGGCGCCAACTGCATGGCCAATCCGCGCGACTTCAAGACGCCGGTCGCCGCGTTCGAGGACCGCGAGGCACCCTCGCGCGTGGTCATCAAGTGGTGCGGCCAGTTCCACGAGACGCGGATCGACCACTCGCCGCTGGACGTGGTGGCCTGGCACGGCAACTATTGCCCGGTGAAATACGACCTGCGCACCTATTCGCCGGTGGGCGCGATCCTGTTCGACCACCCCGACCCGTCGATCTTCACGGTGCTGACGGCGCCCTCGGGGCAGGAGGGCACGGCCAACATCGACTTCGTGTTGTTCCGCGAACGCTGGATGGTGGCCGATCACACCTTCCGCCCGCCGTGGTATCACAAGAACATCATGTCCGAGCTGATGGGCAACATCTATGGCCAGTATGACGCCAAGCCGCAGGGCTTTCTGCCGGGCGGGCTGAGCCTGCACAACTGCATGTTGCCGCACGGGCCGGACCGCGACGCCTTTGAAGGGGCGTCCAACGCGGATCTGAAGCCGCATCTGTTGGACAACACCATGTCGTTCATGTTTGAAACGCGCTTTCCGCAGCACCTGACCCAATGGGCCGCCGAAACCGCGCCCTTGCAGGACGATTACCTGGAATGCTGGACCACGCTTGAGAAGAAATTCGACGGCACACCCGGTATCAAGGACTGA
- a CDS encoding winged helix-turn-helix transcriptional regulator, with product MTDAPDFDLNTFLPYRMNAAASRISRAFADRYREDFGITIPEWRVLVHLHHAGDVSVRDIESRVDMEKSKVSRAASRLEAAGYVSKAVNDQDRRLLALRLTDSGHDLVARVLPVAMQYQDEMLERLGPLAPGLTAALDVLLTPGD from the coding sequence ATGACCGACGCCCCCGATTTCGACCTGAACACGTTTCTTCCCTACCGTATGAACGCGGCCGCCAGCCGGATCAGCCGTGCCTTTGCCGACCGCTACCGCGAGGATTTCGGCATCACCATCCCCGAATGGCGGGTCCTGGTGCATTTGCATCATGCGGGCGACGTGTCGGTGCGCGACATCGAATCACGGGTGGACATGGAAAAGTCCAAGGTCAGCCGCGCCGCCTCGCGGCTCGAGGCGGCGGGCTATGTCAGCAAGGCGGTGAACGATCAGGACCGCAGGCTTCTGGCGCTGCGACTCACCGATTCGGGGCACGATCTGGTCGCTCGGGTGCTGCCGGTGGCGATGCAGTATCAAGACGAGATGCTGGAACGTCTGGGACCGCTGGCACCGGGCCTGACCGCCGCCCTGGACGTTCTGCTGACACCCGGGGATTAA
- a CDS encoding HD family hydrolase → MKQARAWQRMLSGRRLDLLDPTPVDIELQDIAHGLAFVARWNGQTTGDWPYSVAEHSLLVESLLGRMEPGLAPRWRLAALLHDAPEYVIGDMISPVKAAVGPDYGALDERLTAAIHIRFGLPAVLPTPIKTLIKKADIVSAWLEATQIAGFSKAEADRIFGRPTPQAAGVTIAPRPPAEVRAAFIDRHAQLMAQVDAAPGR, encoded by the coding sequence ATGAAGCAGGCGCGCGCCTGGCAGAGGATGCTCTCGGGGCGCAGGCTGGACCTGCTGGACCCGACCCCCGTTGATATCGAGTTGCAGGATATCGCCCACGGGCTGGCCTTTGTCGCGCGCTGGAACGGTCAGACCACCGGCGACTGGCCCTATTCGGTGGCCGAGCATTCGCTGCTGGTCGAATCGCTGCTTGGACGGATGGAACCGGGCCTGGCCCCGCGCTGGCGCCTGGCTGCGCTGCTGCATGACGCGCCGGAATACGTCATCGGGGACATGATCTCGCCGGTGAAGGCCGCCGTCGGGCCCGATTACGGCGCGCTGGACGAACGGCTGACGGCGGCGATTCACATCCGTTTTGGCCTGCCCGCTGTGCTGCCTACACCGATCAAGACCCTCATCAAGAAAGCCGATATCGTCAGCGCATGGCTGGAAGCGACGCAGATCGCCGGCTTTTCCAAGGCCGAGGCCGACCGGATCTTTGGCCGTCCGACGCCCCAGGCCGCCGGCGTCACCATCGCCCCCCGCCCCCCGGCCGAGGTTCGCGCGGCCTTCATCGACCGCCACGCCCAGTTGATGGCGCAGGTGGACGCGGCCCCCGGGCGTTAA